Proteins encoded within one genomic window of Candidatus Woesearchaeota archaeon:
- a CDS encoding nucleotidyltransferase domain-containing protein codes for MEFKIEKKKNPNQDSYSREELDIAYEFSKKIYKEFGAILKGIVIFGSTARGTNYSGDIDVLIIVDDITITLTQEMVEAYRVITERTVVSVSPRLHITTLKYTTFWDYVRVGDPIAVNILRDGVALIDSGFFEPLQLLLKIGKIRPTPESIWNYYSRAPRTLFNSKWHILQAAIDLYWAVIDSAHAALMKLGEIPPSPEHVADLMEKRMVSEHLISRRYVEIMRGFYRLSKAIAQREIKEIKASEYERYYSYAREFVDEMRNIIDDKIPKRKRRA; via the coding sequence CCAGGGAAGAGCTGGATATTGCATATGAGTTCTCTAAGAAGATATACAAGGAATTTGGGGCGATACTTAAAGGGATTGTGATATTCGGGAGCACTGCAAGAGGCACAAACTACAGCGGCGACATAGATGTCCTGATAATAGTTGATGACATAACAATAACACTCACCCAGGAAATGGTTGAGGCATACAGGGTTATAACTGAAAGGACAGTTGTTTCAGTAAGCCCGAGGCTTCACATAACAACCCTGAAATACACGACATTCTGGGATTATGTGAGAGTTGGTGACCCAATTGCAGTTAACATATTGAGGGATGGGGTTGCACTCATTGATTCCGGTTTTTTTGAGCCGCTCCAGCTTCTTTTGAAGATTGGAAAAATCAGGCCTACGCCGGAATCTATATGGAACTACTATTCAAGAGCGCCAAGGACGCTTTTCAATTCCAAATGGCACATTCTTCAGGCGGCAATTGACCTCTACTGGGCTGTGATTGACTCTGCGCACGCTGCATTAATGAAGCTTGGGGAGATTCCGCCAAGCCCTGAGCATGTTGCTGACCTTATGGAAAAGAGGATGGTTTCAGAGCATCTGATAAGCAGGCGGTATGTCGAGATAATGAGGGGATTTTACAGGCTCTCAAAAGCCATTGCCCAGCGCGAAATCAAGGAAATCAAGGCATCTGAATACGAGCGCTACTATTCCTATGCCAGGGAATTTGTTGATGAGATGAGAAATATCATTGATGACAAGATTCCCAAAAGGAAAAGAAGGGCTTAA